The Zonotrichia leucophrys gambelii isolate GWCS_2022_RI unplaced genomic scaffold, RI_Zleu_2.0 Scaffold_333_56864, whole genome shotgun sequence sequence ATATGGAGGCTGAGGGCCCAGGGCTCAGTTGTGAAGAGACTGAGACAGAACAGGAGTGacctggaagggctggaagggtGGATTCAGAAATGAAGGAGCTTTTTCTCCATAGTGGGAAAGAgccagaaagagaaattatacCACAAATGCAGAACGGGAGGCCCAAACTGAACATGAGGAGATGAGAatttccctcccagggcagggatctGGTGCAACACACCTCCcagaaggagcctggagcagcccaaggctctgtgtgggcaggcagaggcaggcagaaggcagagctgtcagcaaaggaagggcccagccaggtggggcagccgggggatgccgacagcctgcagggacagaggcgcaggaGAGGGACAccgtggcacagcctgggctgcacagggcacagggatgggcagcagctgcaagacagccctgccagagccaacttgggcagcactttggccatggctgccgGGCCTGGCCCTGAGGCCATGAGGGGACAAGTGActcttgcagggctggggcctcattgcctccttgtccctgctcagcagcctggcaggggccgccccatgctcctgcccttggcattgcacatccccacatgccagtgcccatcccggcaagagccctgagcaaggagggagggacaggatctgcctggccaggggctggggctcaggccttggccctttgcattcctgaaacacatccaggtttgctcagcaccagagacacctttgccttgtttgtccctgTGGGAACTCAGCCCATCACTCCTGATATCCAGAGTTGccgagacaacccttggggggctcggaagtcctggaatgttgccaaaAGTGCTTGGTGGCCAGACTTTGACCCTGCACGGGATGggacacctgtatgaggatgaGAGGATCACTCAGGGATAAGTGGTGAAGGGACTGATTAATTATAGGGTGAAAACACTGGTTTTGAGATCTTCGTACAGGGGGGTTTTAGGAGACAAGATGTAGGAATTTTGGTGtgtcttgtccttcttcttcttcttcttcttcttcttcttcttcttcttcttcttcttcttcttcttcttcttgtcatccatctttgatggtgatggtggcgctttgggattggtttatACTGAATCTGCACTTGTCAATAAGAGCAAAAGGTATTGGGAGgtaaaggtaaatatcttatacgtagtttttactaaaaaaatagaCGACCGCCCAGAGGGAggtcagtgtgcccatggctgccttgctgtgcggacctctgtcgggctgggagaaaatattgtagataagaaataaaaacaatactgaagaactgaaaaacctAAGACTGCTTTTGTCCTTTGGAGCGCGGGCTGCCTCAAGGCCATCCTAAGCTTAAAGGCCGAGAATGGagatgtccccagctgtcatcactgcctccagtgttctgctctagCTGGAAGCTGGGGACACTTTCCCAGTCGTGTCCCTCAGTGagacccattaaaacttcaggaaactatggattttaaatttaagttcttgagaagttttctgAACACTCTCTGAGGGACTAAGTGTGATGAAAACAACACCAAAGccccaagaggctcattaaagtccttgtgctgtgtctgtgctgctgagctttaaaggaacagctcttcccagggccagctcctctcccagcccagcagggctgagggctctgcctgcaggcactgaggggacaggagccaggcagagacaggctgaaggcaatcaggattgggaagacattgagctgagtCTTCACTTGGGGAAacatcttcacagccctgtgcatggtgagtgtgtgggtgcagggcaatgtcccctgtgctcctggagggatctcctggagccagcacaccccacagcctgggggatgtgtcaggaggactctccTAGTTTctctggggcacaggagcaggaggaggaggaggctgtgctgcagagcggggctgccctgggcactgtcagatgacagggcaggacggctcctgctgccagggacggctgcaggggctgagctggggctgcagccagggctgcccagggctgtcctgcagagcagctcctgcagccctcagggctcttggccagcccagggcatgtgccacctgccaggggcaggtctcagcctgcctggcagctctccatggatgctgcaggggagaagttggaggtggaaggagccactcccatcagggcagattcctcctgctgtggagatggtgctgcatggccagggctgctttCACCTTTCTCctcaagggaaaggaaaggggctGTCATctttggctgtgtcactgagactcctgcactgtcacccCGGGCATCAGCAGATGTGCTTTAGATCTCCCTCAGACAAtacctcctcagcctcctctccctacagacagcagcagcagcaccttggttTGAAGCATCTTTGTTTGTCTGCCCTGCCTTAAGGCCCtggtgccagggagatgcccctgggcagtgccctgtgctgggaggggtctgcagggcagagctgagcccccagggctgggctgggctctggcagcactggcagggacaaggcttggaTACAGAGAACCAGCTCCCAGTAGGCAcaactgcaggcagcagagagccagaccAACCCTTGGTATCCCTTCCTTTTCAGGTGcacagggaaagagagaaggatttggagataattatttttaaactggagTGTTCAAAAATTGCACAATATTGTTCAATCAAGTTATAAGTGCAATCACCCTAAAACAGAGAGAGGTGAAATGAGCAAAGGGCACCTGTGTGGGATGAGTAGGTCTGATTtcactggggcacagggagccctggtTTCCCTCTTGGTTCCCCAGTGCTCTGGCAGAGAGCAATGCTGAAGATGAGCCAGCAGCCTAAACCTGAGCTCAGAGATAAAAATGTTCAGCAAAgttcccaaaaaaaaggaagtaatttTGAGGGGATTCATAATAAAAAAGGATAAGTATAACACAATTCATTCTTTCTCAGCTTATCAGTGTCTTCTTTCAACAGCCCATGATGCCCAGAGTGaagaaatgtccaacagcagctccatcaggcacttcctcctactggcattggcagacacgcggcagctgcagctcctgcacttctgcctcttgctgggcatctccctggctgccctcctgggcaacggcctcatcatcagcgccgtagcctgcggccaccacctgcacacgcccatgttcttcttcctgctcaacgtggccctcagcgacctgggcatgatctgcaccactgtccccaaagccatgcacaattccctctggcaCACCAGGACcatctcctactcaggatgtgctgcacaggtatttttctttgcctttttcattGCATCAGAATTTGCATTTCTcaccatcatgtgctacgaccgctatatgtccatctgcaaacccctgcactacgggaccctcctgggcagcagagcttgtgcccacatggcagcagctgcctgggccagtggctttctctttgctctgctgcacacagccaatacattttccctgcccctgtgccatggcaatgccctaggccagttcttctgtgaagtTCCCCAGATCCTCAAACTCTCCTGCTCACATTCCAGCTTAAGGGAAGTTGGGCTTCTTGTGGTCActttttgtttaggttttggttgttttgtgttcatggttttttcctatgtgcagatcttcagggctgtgctgaggattcCCTCTaagcagggacggcacaaagccttttccacctgcctccctcacctggccgtggtctctctgttcctcagcactgacACATTTGCtcacctgaagcccccctccatctcttccccatccctggatctggcagtgtcagttctgtactcagtggtgcccccagccctgaaccccgtcatctacagcctgaggaaccagcaACTCAAGGAATCTCTCAGGAAAGCTGTGACTGGCtgcttttcagccttttcaTTGTCCCATAAGAGCCCTCACAGTGCTTTGCATTGGGAGCCACAAAGGAGCTGGAAACACACCCCTGCTTTGGCTCCTGCCGTCTCTCAGAATTCTCTTTCCCTCAAGGGGCTTCAAGTGGGTCAGGtcctgggaagggacagcaggCCAGAGACCCAAATtaaccaaagggatattccagactgTATGGCACCAGTTCTGGTATAAAAGctaaggaaggaggaagaataGGGGGCATTTCCTATTTACAGTGTTTGTCTTCTTGATAAACCACTCCACCTGCTGAAGTTCTGCATCCTGGGAAGTGGCTGAACATCACTTGGTGACAaaagaagagaataaaattattGGGGTTTTCCTCATTTCTGGTGCCTGTAAAAACTTCCCCTTTTCCTATAGAAAACTGCCTTATCTCAGTCCACAATTTGTCTCCCATaacattttctctcccctgtgcAGCCAAGGAGGGGAGTGCTAGAGTGGCTTGGTAGTCACATGGACTCAGAAGAGGTAACCCACCAGAACAAGCCACAGAAGGCCTGCTTTCCTCTGtcagcagctctcagtgcaTATCATGAGAGGTCAAGTCTGCCCTtaagtatattttaaattgctttctgcTTCTGATTCTGttataataaaagaaatgcTCTTATCCACCCCCTTCAATTTAATTATCCCTCCTGCTTGTGTGACCCAGACAAATTGTGTAAGAAGAGAGTCTCACATTGTATCTAGGTGAAATAAATGAATATGCAACCACTTCGTAAAAAATTTTATACTATTCTTATCACAGTAGGAATGAAGAGAAATGGGCAgagctttgtggctgccccagctttggcatgggcccagggcctggagcaggaacagctcttgagggccccaaggccgcggctcttgtgctgccctaggtagatgggatggcagcaggggctgcagagctctcagcacctcagcccgaggggagcagggcagccagggagcctcctttggccttggccaagctccttcccccatggctggggctgagtcctgtggcagctgcagctgctgctgtgcccttgccaggggctgaggccgtggacagtggccagagcagcctggccagagcagagctgtggggccagagccggctgggctgggctggggagagacccttggtgctgcccagagctcagggcagctggcagagcttgcagggagctgggctgggctcagagagcctggcccagaaaccatcagtgtccatctcagcctggctgagcgtgcaggggcaggactcaggccaggccttgtgggcCAGGGCCAgtgcctgtgcaaggcattgcaaacaggtaagtggcccagagaggaggctgctctgtgcccttggtggcatggacagagcagggagggggcccaggacatttgtcagcaccagcctctgtgcccatgcattggcagccctggctgctgagcccagctttggcctaggctgagtttggctgtggcccagctccatcctcctgcggggctcagggcctgttcctggccatggccagccctggctgcctctctgctggcccagaggcttcagagcccggggcagggctgtctgtgcagccccacaggtgccaggggctctgcaggagctggcagaggctgcccagcagggaggccatggggcacagagccccaaggctgctgtgggcaccacggcacaggggccgttcccagccgcaatgctcctggcctgggctgggcctgcacaggggctgggccaccatggctgggccagcacagggccacaaaggggccacgcagccgctgctggggctgacagcaaggccaggcacacacagggaattgctgagcatggcctgcgctggccaggcctgactgtgccaaaggcagagctcagctgcccttgggggctgcaggaacagtccagagcccaaagagcctccatggctgtgctggagaccaaggctgcaggagggaaatgcagggctgctgtggaatggggagggcattgaattccagcacacacctcagctctctgatggtcctggcaccatgctgggccctgtttcagactggagcagagcagatgttgatgggacaggagccctgtgggtctgtcagggacctgcagcttgcaaggtgctctgctctccctcaggtgCTCTCTGTCAGGAAAGGGGCACAGGTTTTAATACCTATTAGTTTCATAATATACAAGCAAATCTTTATTATCTGGGTCATTTGAGTACTCTTAAGGAATGGCAATGTTTTCCCACCAGAAACGGGGTTTCCTGGAAGTGTACTgatggcaggagaagaaattCTGATCTTCCCATCTACTTCTGTCACCATTAATCAGTCTATTATttaatctctctcttttccatcAAGTGCTTCCATCTCTCCTGGTTAAATTGCCATGTCTAAGGACATCTGTTCACTTGATCAGCTGGATATTTGTTTTTCCCGTTGGTCCCAGATTTCCTCCACCAGATGCTCCCTGGTCGCTCAAGTGCCTCTCAACTAACTTGTTTCATGCTTTGAGCTTCAGGGAGTTGCCcaaattttctgaagtttaaataaatatcaCATAAGGCGACATCTTAATTGTCtttatatctatcacagaatTACCTTTTCTTGTATCTATGTCTAAAACTGTTCCTCTACAGGAATCCTTTGCAGATAGTGGACATGTCAGATACTGCTGGGACATCGCAGAGAGTTGATGGAAGAGCTGTGATGGTTgttaaactgttcaaatgttcaacttgtgtttgttggcaagaaaccttcctgtgcctctgagtgtcaccagtccctgagcccaaaggacacaaacctgatgagttaTGGTTCCCACCGCAGGGAcacttggaccttggctctgcacaggagagctcttcatccactttctctctttttctccctccgGGCATGGAAggagctcctgacttcagccTGTGACTGGTGggtgcaaagagcaaatctgggcagaattgAGGCAGTGAGGGTTTGAGGGGACGTTGGGATctttgctgggcacagaaggtattttccattgctctgaggcTGTCTActgtggaaagtggatttaatatccagcagaggaatgacttttgcatttgttggagctgtgccttcccttggctttgttggctggcAAGAAATGAACATCTATCTGTAtcttgggcagctccttctccaaggaaagcaggtaggagttggagccaaggagctgaaagctgcaggtgcagcctgagctggagggagctcagatttgcacaaggctgctctgagtgccagggcttggatggggcaaatggtggggtgggggtagggacagagtctgattgattgtcagccatgaagggtcttgattttcatatctattcaagctgcatgaggaggtacttggattcagtgtcaGCTGGAGATTGCATGTATCAATAAATTGACAGGGAAGAAAACCCTAAATTTGACCTAAGAAGTCTTTTCTCACtctctttttaaagagaatCTATTCAACTTTAATACACTACTGGAATTCATCTAATTAACCACAAGatatctgaaaattaaaatcaaattattcccagaggcttggcttTTTAAGGTGTTTTCAATGtgaatgagccctgggacactgaattcctgcacagaagagctgaaggctgaacaagcccctggagcaggaaaattcagcagcagcctccaaggtgctgaggatgtcagaatcccccactgaggccatccctgcccagagaccgtgggggaatgggcagacaaggagagcgtccctggggctggggcagcacaactcagaggcaccagtggctccagctgagaaatggagtgtggaatgtggcagggaaagccctgcttgggctgtgccaagcaggacacacaagccctgactcCCATCCCCCAAACAATTCTCTTAatgagacatttaaaaggaatttctaATATTTATGTGCTCTGAGTTGGATGAAGCGGAGAAATGCCTTCAAGAGATTCTCAGGcactcaaaacaacaaaacagcctttactggcaacctggaaaagcaaagaaatttttttaaaggtttaatGTTACATATTATCAACAGAAAACACTTCTTGAAGCATTAACTTTACTCATTCAACTTCCCAACACTAAGCCTGTTCAATTttaagttattaaaaatatgcagGAAGAGGAAATTAGAAAGTTATagaggagcacacacagagctaccaactcctggattccagcactgttcagatggaaattccaagaagaggtagggtcaagatgtgtgcttgccttgtggtcagcctcaAATACCCCTTGGTctccctgggcccttcccccaggtgggccttgggctcatttggtccctcaggagctgggctggggctgcagaggtggctgtggagcattgcctgtgctgtgccagggactggcagccactgctgggctggg is a genomic window containing:
- the LOC135441535 gene encoding olfactory receptor 14C36-like, with amino-acid sequence MSNSSSIRHFLLLALADTRQLQLLHFCLLLGISLAALLGNGLIISAVACGHHLHTPMFFFLLNVALSDLGMICTTVPKAMHNSLWHTRTISYSGCAAQVFFFAFFIASEFAFLTIMCYDRYMSICKPLHYGTLLGSRACAHMAAAAWASGFLFALLHTANTFSLPLCHGNALGQFFCEVPQILKLSCSHSSLREVGLLVVTFCLGFGCFVFMVFSYVQIFRAVLRIPSKQGRHKAFSTCLPHLAVVSLFLSTDTFAHLKPPSISSPSLDLAVSVLYSVVPPALNPVIYSLRNQQLKESLRKAVTGCLLYSFNFPTLSLFNFKLLKICRKRKLESYRGAHTELPTPGFQHCSDGNSKK